Proteins encoded in a region of the Paludisphaera rhizosphaerae genome:
- a CDS encoding amidohydrolase family protein, which translates to MGPGFTNRRRFLHTALTTSAAAMAYSRVPRAQAGAAVGGPYIDVHTHLGRTWNGDEPMTPEALVRWMDDNNIAKAVVLPLVSPESSSYLNLTEQALAGAKAFPDRLIPFCCIDPRTSYRGGRKGLVAMLKEYVDQGVKGFGEHKVGLPIDDPRMMAAYEACDDLKLPVLFHCDDIRGTDQAGLPGLDRVLTAFPNLNFIGHGPGFWASISGDLKTAGLGSYPKTKVAPGGALDQLFDKHKNLWGDLSAGSGSNAISRDPDFGRGFLIRRADRLLFGTDYLKPGQEVPQFQMLAGFDIPADVRAAIERGNATKLLKL; encoded by the coding sequence ATGGGTCCTGGGTTCACCAACCGGAGACGGTTTCTCCACACTGCGCTGACGACCTCGGCGGCGGCGATGGCCTACAGTCGAGTGCCTCGCGCTCAGGCCGGCGCGGCGGTCGGCGGGCCTTACATCGACGTCCACACGCATCTGGGACGAACCTGGAACGGCGACGAACCGATGACGCCCGAGGCGCTCGTCCGTTGGATGGACGACAACAACATCGCCAAGGCGGTCGTTCTGCCGCTGGTCTCCCCCGAGTCGTCCAGCTACCTGAACCTCACCGAGCAGGCCCTCGCCGGCGCGAAGGCCTTCCCCGACCGCCTCATCCCCTTCTGCTGCATCGACCCGCGCACCAGCTACCGGGGAGGTCGCAAGGGTCTGGTCGCCATGCTCAAGGAGTACGTCGATCAGGGGGTGAAAGGCTTCGGCGAGCACAAGGTCGGCCTGCCGATCGACGACCCCAGGATGATGGCGGCCTATGAGGCGTGCGACGACCTCAAGCTTCCCGTCCTCTTCCACTGCGACGACATCCGAGGGACCGACCAGGCTGGGCTGCCAGGCCTGGACCGGGTCCTCACCGCCTTCCCGAACCTCAATTTCATCGGTCACGGCCCTGGCTTCTGGGCGTCGATCTCCGGCGACCTGAAGACGGCCGGGCTGGGCTCCTACCCCAAGACGAAGGTCGCCCCCGGCGGAGCCCTCGACCAGTTGTTCGACAAGCACAAGAACCTCTGGGGCGACCTCTCGGCCGGCTCGGGCTCGAACGCGATCAGCCGCGACCCGGACTTCGGCCGCGGCTTCCTGATCCGCCGGGCCGATCGGCTCCTGTTCGGAACCGACTACCTCAAGCCCGGCCAGGAGGTTCCCCAGTTCCAGATGCTCGCCGGCTTCGACATCCCCGCCGACGTTCGAGCCGCCATCGAGCGGGGCAACGCGACGAAGTTGCTGAAGCTCTAA